In one window of Helianthus annuus cultivar XRQ/B chromosome 17, HanXRQr2.0-SUNRISE, whole genome shotgun sequence DNA:
- the LOC110923462 gene encoding myb-related protein 305, producing MEKKPSNSSQDVEVRKGPWTMEEDLILINYIANHGEGVWNSLARSAGLKRTGKSCRLRWLNYLRPDVRRGNITPEEQLLIMELHAKWGNRWSKIAKHLPGRTDNEIKNYWRTRIQKHIKQAENFSGQTSSGHTDQATASSTQTCNAVNPMDTYSPPYDNFQNFSGPFPTETNENMWSMEDLWSMQLLNSD from the exons ATGGAGAAAAAACCTAGCAATTCTTCACAGGATGTTGAAGTTCGAAAAGGACCATGGACAATGGAAGAAGACTTGATTCTTATAAATTATATTGCAAATCATGGTGAAGGTGTTTGGAACTCTCTTGCAAGATCGGCAg GTCTAAAAAGGACCGGGAAAAGTTGTCGGCTTCGATGGTTGAACTATCTCCGGCCGGATGTAAGGAGGGGTAATATTACACCGGAAGAACAACTCTTGATCATGGAGCTTCATGCTAAATGGGGAAACAG ATGGTCAAAAATAGCAAAACATCTTCCTGGAAGGACTGATAATGAAATAAAGAATTACTGGAGAACAAGGATTCAAAAGCATATCAAACAAGCAGAAAATTTCAGCGGACAAACATCTTCGGGGCATACTGATCAAGCCACTGCAAGCTCAACGCAAACATGTAACGCGGTTAATCCGATGGACACATACTCTCCGCCTTACGATAACTTTCAGAATTTTTCAGGTCCATTTCCAACTGAAACAAACGAGAACATGTGGAGTATGGAGGATTTATGGTCCATGCAGTTACTAAATAGTgactaa